In the genome of Candidatus Pristimantibacillus lignocellulolyticus, the window ATGCAGTTTTTAGAATATGAATTACCACGTAATATTACGAACAAAGTACCTTTCACAATCATCATTATCGATATAGATTATTTCAAATTAATAAATGATGCTTACGGCCATTTGAATGGAGATACGGTTCTTGTTCAAACTGCACGTAAAGTAAATGAAACAATACGTAAACAAGATATATTGGCTCGTTATGGTGGCGAAGAATTTATTATATATTTACCGCAATTATCTAGAATTGAAGCACAACAAAAAGCGGAAGATATCAAAAATGAAATAGAGAACAATCGCATATGGATTGAGGAAGTGAACGATGAGATTTCAGTAACGATAAGTGTAGGGGTTGTTACAATTGAAGATTATAAACAATTCCAAATTACTGATTCTAAAGTTCTATTACATGAGATAATGAGTTTGGCCGATACAGCATTATATGAAGCAAAATATAAGGGTCGTAATTTGATCGTTAATCGTAGTTTTGCTATCTAGATAATAGGTCGTTATACATTATGTATAACGACCTATAGACATTACTAGGCAAAGAAGAAAGCAGGGACATTGTAATGAAAAGAGTGCACATAGATTTAGTGAGTGCAGGCGATATTATTGCGAGAACCATTTTCCAAGAGAACGGGAATGTATTACTTGGATCAGGTGTTGAACTTACAGCTCGATATATAAGTAGACTTCGTAATATGGGAATAGATTATCTATACATAGAGGATAAACTTACTGAAGATATTATTCCCGATGAACCAATTTCAGATGCGACGCGTTCAGCTGCAGTTAATGAAGTATTTACGACGATGAATGCATTCAAAGATAATGAATTAAGTAAAGGTAGAATTATTGCTCCAAATATGGGGAAAAACTTTCGAGAGATATTCGGAAGTATTATGACTGATCTATCTGCTCGTCCTAACATACTTGTTAACTTAGGTAGTATTCATTCAGCAGATTCTTATTTATTTCAGCATTCAGTCAATGTTGCGATACTTTCTGGGGTTATTGGAATTGCAAAAGGATTCAATCGTAACCAATTAGAAGAATTAGGTATTGGAGCGTTATTGTTTGATATAGGTATGACAAAAATGCCTGATAAGCTACTAAAGCA includes:
- a CDS encoding HD-GYP domain-containing protein, with protein sequence MKRVHIDLVSAGDIIARTIFQENGNVLLGSGVELTARYISRLRNMGIDYLYIEDKLTEDIIPDEPISDATRSAAVNEVFTTMNAFKDNELSKGRIIAPNMGKNFREIFGSIMTDLSARPNILVNLGSIHSADSYLFQHSVNVAILSGVIGIAKGFNRNQLEELGIGALLFDIGMTKMPDKLLKQTGNLSNEERQLLETHPREGFDILRKYHDISLLSAHCALQHHERFNGSGYPRQLNGDDTHIYAQIVGLADMYDALISPRPHRKRYTTSEAIEFLFAAGGTYFDHELIKLFCSHISIYPIATMLLLNTGQTVVVVHNSELALHRPTVRVLKEADGSTPTTPYQLDLKNELHITIVKEL